DNA from Dama dama isolate Ldn47 chromosome 5, ASM3311817v1, whole genome shotgun sequence:
acagaggagcctggcaggctatagtctgtggggtcagacTGAGCAGGCAGGTGATATCACATGGTCACATTGCAGCATCACCTGTTTTACCTTTTCTTATGATAGAATATCCTCTAAGGCTGAAATTTTAAAGATTTGCTTTACATAGGGGCTTTGACGTGAAATTCAAATTAGGGACAGTGCCCACATCAGAAATTTATACTGAATTCATTTACAATTACATATAGCCCATCCCAGGGACCTACTAACCTGCAAACTACATTTTGTCAAGGTTCTCAGCTCCCAACAAGTCAGGAACTTGAGACAACTGGCTGCAGTAACTACCCTTAAGCTAGTTAAATTCATTCTGCCTCCTTGAGTACTTCTTATGTTTCAAATCTggatagttaaaaagaaaaaaaaaaatctcggaATCCTGATTTCAGATCTCATGAACTAACCACCACCTCAAACCACCCAGACTGAAGCCAGAATGGCCTTGGTATAAAGATACGAAATATGTGGGAAAGAGACTGTGGGAACTGTAGTCAATTAACTCGAGGTTGATAAGACAGGGCTCCAAACTTCCAGAAGCTTTTTGTTAATTCTGCTCCATATTTAGGACAAGAATGACTACCCACAACTGTGTTCCAGCCCCACTTCCAATAACCTGCCTTAGCTGTAGCCAAAATCCAGAGTGTTCTCGAAAACCACTCACTCAGCAGCTCCCTTGGCTGGTCCGGACTGGCAATCTCGAGGCACTGCGGCTGCCCAGCAGCGCCAACAGCCCAAGCAGCTGCCCTCCTCCTTGCTGCTTAACTTAAGAAACAGCCCTGGGAAGAATGAGGATCTTCggaagggtggagggagagggtTTGACGTGTACAGCATGAGACAAAACCCCTCACCGTTCTTTCTCTATCACCTTCCACTTCTGGGGTAACCGAAGGACCACCAGGTCAATCATAGAGACACACACAGTCACCTCTGGCCCAACTAGTGCTCGCTGGGGTACGATTACGGAGGCAAGGGGGATGAGGACAGCAAAAGCTCTGGAGATGCAAAGGGCTGATAGACAACAAGGTACAGAAATTAACAAGAGAAGGAGGGGGACGGGAGCAGTGTAAGAAGGCATCATTATCGCCGTGCCGCCTCCTCCACCCCGCAAAAAACCTCCAAGATCCCCTCAGAGACCTGGCCTCTACAACGAGAACGACCTTCCTCTCTGCTTGGGGTACAAGGCCATACCTCAGCTCCTCAGCAAAGCGGAAGCGGGAGAGGAGGGCAAGCCTCCAAGAGCGCCCCTTCAGGGGGTCCATCCGGACTCAATCTCAGATTGGGGAGGGGGGGTTCTCGGAGGGCGGGGCATCGCCTCTACAGGGGTTGCACCACAGCAAGGACGGGATTCCCGGAGCCATGGAGCTGAAGTTCGCCCCTTCCCCTACCCTGCCACCCAGTTACCTCTTCGTCTCCTCATCGTCTAGCAGCTCTGGCTCGGTCGCCGCCATTACCACATCGCACTCCGCGGCAGCCGCCATCTTACCGCCGGGACCAGAGAGCCGGGTGGGAGGTCGGCGGTGAAGAGCACTTCCGGTCGGAGCATCGAGCAGCTCAGCGGCGCTGCGCCCAGAGGGGCTCCCTCGGGCCCGTCTACCAGCGAGAGGCTCCGCTTCGGGCCAGAGCGGCCTCCCGCCCCCGGAGGTCCAGGGTGGTCTCCGTGCCGGGGCGGGGGCCCAAGCACGGTTCCTGTGCGTAGGGGGCGCCACTTTACCCGTGGGGCCGAAGAGGGTATAGGAGGGTGTCGCCTCTCTAGGCTTCGGCTTTCCTCAGTATTCTGAGAGCTTCGTTGCCATAACAACTTCCAATCCTAGAGCGTCTCCGGTGATGCTCCGGGAGTCTGAGCTGGGTAGGGACGCGGTGACCCAGGACCCTGGAGATAAAGAGCACCCCCTACTAATACCTTCCCGACCTTTGAGTATGTCCACAGCCTCCTCCTGCGAAAGGCAAGAGAGACACTTTGAATCCAGTTTTCCTAGTGTTCATCGGCCCCTGGAAGCCCTGCCCAACCAAGCCAGGGGAACGCAGGGCGTCTTCACGCCTCGCCTTTCATCCCCTCTGGATCTCCAAGTACCAACTGGTTCATCACCCTAATGACGCTGACCCTTTTATGAGGCTGCTTTCATGTCAGCCGCCTGGGAGTGCCATCTCAGCATTAAGCCTAGGGAGGGTGGCACAGGGCCCCATACCCTGCCCTGGAGTTTATAAGGCAGCTCGCAGGGTGAGGTCCCTGCTCCACAGTGCCCCCAGTGCTCCCAACCCTCATATAAACTCCCTGCTCAGCACGCTTGTTTTGCCGAATGCAATCTGGATTGGGAACTCAGATAGGGCAAGGACACAGCTTAATTTTCGTAGCCCTTCACCCAGACCAATTTTTGTGGACCTGACTTAAATTGGGGTTTCCTGACGTTAAACTAAGGGAGGGGGAGAGGTTGAGgttaaaatattaaagttaaCGGTTACCAAAGAAGGGGTCAAGGGAATTTAAGAAGAATTTATCCCCCTTCTCCAGTAAAAGTCACTGCCATTGTCCATGAGCTGCTTGCACAGTCCCTGCCTACCACAGTGCTGAGGGAGCTGAAACCACACCTGTCACTGGGTAGTGGAGGATGGGAGAGGCTCCACTGGGGTTGGAAGAGACAAGTCATTTCTCCAGCCAGTCATTCAACAACTCTCTGCAAAGCTAGGTTGGGAAGGCACAGACTCAGGCCCTGCTTGCCAATGGCCTATGGTCTACAGTCTAATGCAGGAGGCCCACCTGTCCTTAACCACCTTCCTACTTTGTGTTATCTGCATCTTAAACTCTCAATttagagaatggatacatgcatatgtatgactgtgtcactttgctgtgtacctgaaaccatcacaacatttgttaattgactatactccaatataaaaaaacTCCCGATTTATCACCAAGTCTTGTTGATTCTCTCATCAAATGTCTCTCAAATCTACCTCCTTTCCACCCCAATTCAGATTCTTATCACTTTTCAGAAATCTTGGAATACTACCCTACTCTCCTAACTAACCCCAAGTCTCACCTCTCTCCAATCTTCACTCTTTACCAGAGTGACCTTCTTAAAAGCAAAAACTGATCATGTCACTTCACTGGCGTAAATCCTATCAATGGCTTTCCACTGCTGTTAGGATAGAGGTTGAACTCTTTGGCCAAGCACGCAGGTCTTAGATTGTCTGGCTCCTTTCTACTATCAATACTGAACCCAAATATGTGTAGTTCCAGTAAATGCCATGGATGTTGCCATATTTTCTTCACCCTTTCCTTCCACCCTGTTCAAACCTCAACACAGAcctgacctcctccaggaaggtTCCATGGATAACGtgatgcccactgttcccaagtTAAACACCCCTTGGCCGTGCTCCCACAACACCTCTGTAATAGATCTTACATGCTAGACTGTCATTGGGTTAGATGTCTAGCTCCTCTAGATGGTGACATTCTAACGGGCCGCAACCAGGTATAATTCGTCAGCCTTTTCCCAGCACGTAGTCCTGCAACTGGCACAGAGTATGCGCTCAGAACACATTGGATGAATAAACGACTGAATAAACGAAGTGTTACTGTAGTAGCCTTTAGAGAAAGAACATTTGGGCATCTGAGACACCAGAACAGCAGCCGGCGCGTCCCGCCAGCCTGTAACCTGTGCCCTGGCGACCACCTAGCCGAGGTGCAGACCGTCATTTCCCCGCCGGCCTCTGAGGGCGCTGTGTCGCCGGCGCCCGCTCTCCGCCGCCGGAATTGGTCTCGCCGGATGGAAGCTGCAGGGGCGGGACCAGACGGAGTCGGGACCGACGCAGAGGAAGATCCGAGTGTTTGCCGTGGTGCCGCCCCACCCCTGGTCCCCGGGAACCTGGAGGGGCCCGGCTGTGCTGCTGCGAGGGCCCTGGGAGGTACGGGACTGGGAGGCCGGGGTCGACCACCGCTTTGGGACGCTTTAGGTGGCAGGATTCTGATTCCCTCTGGGAGCCCCCTGGTGGGGAGAATGTGCAGGAGGCTCATGTGGCAGTCTCTCTTGGGGTACCCCTTAATTGCGGGGCTCGTGGGAAGAGGGGAATCTGTACCGGGAGTTACCTCTGGAGAAGTTTCTGTGTGAAATACCTTGGGGAAGTTATCTCTGCCTGTCCTCTCTGGGGGAATCTTTGTCTGGGACTTCTGGGAAACCTGTGTTTGGGGTGTCTTGAGATTTCTGTGTCTAAGCCTTATCTGGGTGTGTCCAAGGGCAGCAAAAGCATTTTGCTCCTTTCCAAAGCATTGTTTTCTTAGattccttccctcctttgtctCTTGTCTGATGTTCTTCATCCTAGCCATGGCCTTGACTGGGAACTAGAGGGAACGGATTGTCCAGATCAGCCTTTCTGGAAAGCAGAATGATGTTCTTAATTGTTCAGTCCCCAAGAAGAGTGATGTAAGATAGACCCacacaaaataatatctctggTTATTTCTCTATGGGATCATGGTTAAAGAGAGGGAGCTGAGCCAGAGCTCCCTTCAGCAACTGGTCCTCGACATCCTGTCCATTCTGTGCACAGAAAAGATCCTGGATGGTGGTGCCTTTAAGCCAGCTGCGTGGCAGCTCTTCCCGCTTCGTggcaacatttactgagcacttgctCTGTGCCACTTACTGACCACGTACTGGGAATAAAAGTACGATACAGCTCACTGCCCAGTAGCAGACACAGACACATTGCAGACACTATAGTGGACATAGTACACCCTCCCGAGGGTAGTGGACAGTGCCGACTCCTCAAGGCTGTGTGTTCGGTTCAGAACTTGGGCTCTCGATTGAGGGAAGGCCCTATGTCTTCATCCTGCCTCACCCAGTGTGCTTCCATTCTTCAGGGTTGAAAGCTAAGCATGGGGAAGAGCTGCAAGGTGGTCGTGTGTGGCCAGGCTTCTGTGGGCAAGACTTCAATCCTGGAGCAGCTTCTGTACGGAAACCATGTAGTGGGTGAGTTGTTGGGGATGGGCTGTGGTGGAGGAAGTGGAAGTATGAAGAGAAGATTTGATCACAACACGAAGAGGCTAAAAGTTGCTCCTGGTGGTGCTCCTGGGATCTGAAAGATCCCAACCCTGCCACACAGAAGAAATCTGGAAAGAGGAAACCCAATATCAGAGAAAGATAGGAAGGAAAAGCTTGCAAGTCACGCTGTGCTTAGCGTGGTATCAACATAAGATTAACTCTGTTCCCCAAGTCATTCCAGTCCAGCCAGGTTTGAAGTCTGACTCCGATCCTCAGCCCCCACATTCCTTTCTCCCCTTATCTGGTTGGCCTGTTAGGATATACTCAGTCACGCAGGTTCCCAATCTCTTTTCTCCCTAgaaacaagcttttttttttctttaagctgtgctgggtcttcgttgccgcacgggattttctctagttacggtgaAGGCAAGAGAGGGCTACTCTgtattgcagtgcatgggcttgtcactgcagtggcttctcttgttacggagCACGGGTGCCAgggtacatgggcttcagtagttgcggttcctgggctctagagcacaggctcaggaattgtggagcaggggcttggttgctccaaggCACGCGGgctcttcccggatcagggattgaaccccgatttcctgcattggcaggtggattctttaccactgagccaccagcgaagcccagaaACAAGTTTTCTCCTCATTTTGTCCCAGGTTCTGAGATGATCGAGACGCAGGAGGACATCTACGTGGGCTCCATTGAGACTGACCGGGGGGTCCGGGAGCAGGTGCGTTTCTACGACACCCGGGGGCTCCGAGACGGGGCCGAGTTGCCCCGGCACTGCTTCTCCTGCACTGACGGCTATGTCCTCGTCTACAGCACGGACAGCCGGGAGTCCTTTCAGCGCGTGGAGCTGCTCAAGAAGGAGATTGACAAATCCAAGGACAAGAAGGAGGTGTGTGGGGGAACCTCGGTGGTGAGAGACTGTAGACCCTTGGCTGGCTTTGGGAGGCCTGGAATGGCTCTGTCTTTCACTCATTTGCCAGAAGCTAGGTGTGAAACTGGAGGGCGGGGATGGAGACCACTGCTGGGGGTCTTCACCACTAGAGGTGCCCACCTGTTGAGACAGCTCAGCCAAAGAAGCTGCTCGAGTTTAGGAGATCCCTGCGCTAGCACATGATGTCCCCACTAGTCTTTTTTGATAGTGGTTATGTGTTCAGCTGTGAAGGCCCTTTTGTTCTCAATCAGGCATTCTGGGAGTGCTTCCTCACCAGTTAACTTAGCCGGCAACTGACTGACTCCTAGTAATCATCAGGCGTGAATGACACAGGGCTTGTAACAGAACTCCTGGAGGGGGTGCCAGATGGAGGCCCCGCCCACAGTTTCTAATGAAGGAAGAGATGAGACCTCAGCGGCTGAGACTTCTTCCCCTCCCCTAGGAGGTGGAAGTAGTtgctttttcctctcctccctctgttCAAGTTCTGGCTTCCATCTGGCACCCGCTCTGAGAGTTCCATGACAAGCCCGAGGTGGTCACTGGCCCTCATCCCCGCCCCCAGGGTCCATCTACAGCTACAGGCCTCTCCTGTGTTCCTCTTCCCCAGGTCACCATTGTGGTCCTCGGCAACAAGTGTGACCTGCAGGAGCAGCGGCGTGTAGACCCGGATGTGGCTCAGCACTGGGCCAAGTCGGAGAAGGTGAAGCTGTGGGAGGTGTCAGTGGCTGA
Protein-coding regions in this window:
- the NKIRAS2 gene encoding NF-kappa-B inhibitor-interacting Ras-like protein 2, whose protein sequence is MGKSCKVVVCGQASVGKTSILEQLLYGNHVVGSEMIETQEDIYVGSIETDRGVREQVRFYDTRGLRDGAELPRHCFSCTDGYVLVYSTDSRESFQRVELLKKEIDKSKDKKEVTIVVLGNKCDLQEQRRVDPDVAQHWAKSEKVKLWEVSVADRRSLLEPFVYLASKMTQPQSKSAFPLSRKNKGSGSLDG